Sequence from the Microbacterium sp. AZCO genome:
GCCGTCGCACCCGGCTGGGGCACTCGTCCGAGCGCCTTGCCGAGCAGGCCCCCGATCGAGTCCACGTCCTCGTCGTCGAGCTCGATCCCGAAGAGGTCGCCCACTTCGTCGAGCCCGAGCCGCGCACTGACCCGGAAGCGGCCGGGCTCGAGCTCGACCGCCTCCTCGGCGCGCGGGTCGTACTCGTCGGCGATCTCGCCCACGAGCTCCTCGATGAGATCCTCGAGCGTCACGAGCCCCGAGATGCCGCCGTACTCGTCGACCACGAGGCACACGTGAACGGCATCCCGCTTCATCTGCTGCAGCAGCGTCTCGGCCTTCATCGACTCGGGCACGAAGACGGCGCGGCGCGTGATGCGGTTGATCGGGGCATCCCGCCATCCGGTTTCGTCGCGGAACCCGAACTGGACGAGGTCCTTGAGGTACAGCATCCCGACCACGTCGTCGGCGTCGTCGTCGACGACCGGGATGCGCGAGACCCCCTTGTCGAGGAAGATCGCCATCGCGGCGCGCGTCGTGGCCGCGGCATCCACCGTCACCATGTCGGTGCGCGGCACCATGACCTCGCGCACGATCGTGTCGGTGAATTCGAACACCGAGTGGATGAGCTCGCGGTCGTCCTCCTCGATGAGGTCCTGCGACGCCGCCTCGTCGACCATGTCGAGGAGCTGCTCCTCGCTGGCGAACGACGCGCCGCGCGCGACGCCGGGTGTCACGCGTGCGCCGAGGGCCACGAGCCCGTGCGCGAGCGGGCCGAGGATGAGCCGGACGCCGCGGATGATGGGCGCCGTCCCCGCGAGGAGGCGCTTGGCGTGCTGCCGGCCCCACGTCCGCGGGCTCGCGCCGACGATGACGAACGAGATGCCGGTCATGATGACGGCGGCGGCGAGCATAGCCCACCAGATGCTGTCGAACAGCAGCGTGAAGGCGACCGTGACGAGCACCGCGGCCGTCGTCTCCGCGAGGACCCGGATGAAGACGACGGCGTTCGAATGCACTTCGGGGTCGTCCGAGATCTTGCGCAGCGCCTGGGCGTTGCGGCCCCCGAGGGCGAGTTCGTAGAGACCCTGCCGCGACGTCACGGCGAGTGCCGCATCGATCGCGGCCATGAGACCGCCGAACACGACGAGCAGGACGGCGGCGACGAGCAGCAGAGCCGGCGTCATGCGCGGCTTCGTCGGCGTTCGGAGTGCTGGAACCCCACGATGAGGTCCTTCTGCAGCCCGAACATCTCGCGCTCCTCCTCGGGCTCGGCGTGATCGAAGCCGAGGAGGTGGAGGAGGCCATGCGTCGTGAGCATGATGAGCTCGTCCTGCGTCGAGTGCTTCGCCGTGACCGCCTGCGTCTCGGCGACCTGCGGGCACAGCACGATGTCGCCGAGGAGTCCGGGCGGGGTCGGCATGTCCTCGGTGCCGGGGCGCAGCTCGTCCATGGGGAAGCTGAGGACGTCGGTGGGTCCGGGCTCGTCCATCCACTGCACGTGCAGCGCCTCCATCGCGCCCTCGTCGACGAGGACGATCGCGACGTCGGCGTCGGGGCTCACGTGAAGCTCCGCGAGGTTGTACTCCATGAGCCGCAGGAGCACCGTCTCGTCGACGGGGACGCCCGACTCGTTGTTGATCTCGATCGTCATGAGCGGCCTCGCTTCGGAAGGTGGTCACGCGGACCTGAGGTGCGCGTGGCCGAGCGCCGCTCGGCCCGGTTGGCGAACTCGGATGCCTCGTCCCGCTCTCGGCGGGCTGCCAGCCTGCGCTCGTCGAACTCGCTGTACGCATCGACGATGCGTCCGACGAGCGTGTGGCGCACGACGTCGTCGCTCGTGAGGTAGGAGAAGTGGATGTCGTCGATGTTGCCGAGCACGCGGGTGACGAGTCGCAGACCGGACGCGCCCTGCGGGAGGTCGATCTGCGTGATGTCGCCGGTGACGACCATGCGCGTGCCGAAGCCGAGACGCGTGAGGAACATCTTCATCTGCTCGGGCGTCGTGTTCTGCGCCTCGTCGAGGACGACGAACGAGTCGTTGAGCGTGCGACCGCGCATGTAGGCGAGCGGGGCGACCTCGATCGTGCCCGTCGCCATGAGCTTGGGCACGAGCTCGGGGTCCATCATCTCGTTGAGCGCGTCGTAGAGCGGCCGCAGGTAGGGGTCGATCTTGTCCGTCAGGGTGCCCGGGAGGAACCCGAGCCGCTCCCCCGCCTCGACGGCCGGGCGGGTCAGGATGATGCGGCTGACCTCCTTGCGCTGCAGCGCCTGCACGGCCTTCGCCATGGCGAGGTAGGTCTTTCCGGTGCCGGCGGGGCCGATGCCGAAGACGATCGTGTTCTCCTCGATCGCGTCGACGTAGGCCTTCTGCCCCAGGGTCTTGGGGCGGATGATCTTGCCGCGCGACGACAGGATCGCCTCGCCGAGCACCTCGGACGGGCGAGGGCCGCCCTCCGTCCTCAGGATGCGGCTCGACGACGAGACGTCGGCGGGCCCGAGGTCCTGGCCAGCCTTCGTCATGGCCAGAAGCTCATCGACGAGCGACTTCGCGGCGGCGACGGCCGCGGCATCCCCCGTCAGCGTGATCTCGTTGCCGCGCACGTGCACGTCGACTCCGGGGTGCTCTCGTTCGACCACGCGCAGCAGCCGATCCTGCGGGCCGAGGAGCTGCACCATGGCAACCCCGTCGGCGTAGACGCGTTCGACCGAGGGCGTATCGTCAGGCACCGAGTGTCTTCTCCTCCAGTCCTCCGGCGAGGACGTGCGCGTGCACATGGAACACCGTCTGTCCCGCGTGCGGGCCCGTGTTGAACACGAGCCGGAAATCGCCGTCGGAGTGCTCCGCGGCGAGGCTGTTGGCGAGGCCGACGAGCTCGGCCAGGAGGGCGGGATCGCCCGCGGCGAGCTCGACGACGTTGCGGAACTCCTGCGACTTGGGGATCACCAGCAGGTGCAGGGGCGCCTGCGGGTGGATGTCGCGGATGGCGAACGCGTTCTCGGTCTCGGCGATGATCTCGGAGGGGATCTCGCCCTCCAGGATGCGCGTGAAGATCGAGGGTTCGCTCATGCCGTCAGTCTAATGGCGGCCTCTCACCAGCGGCCCAGGATCCCGCTCACGACGGAGATCGCGGCGGGACCGGCCGTCGAGGTGCGCAGCACCGTGTCGCCGAGGCGCACGAGGGTGGCCCCCGCCGCCTGGAGGCGGTCGAGCTCATCCCCGTCGAAGCCGCCCTCGGGTCCGACGACGAGGACGATGTCCCGATCGTCGCCCGGGTCGAAGCCGAGTGCCGTGAGGCGCTCGTCGGCCGTCGGCTCGAGGACGAGGACACGGGATGCCGCGGCCCGCCGCTCCAGCTCCGCCGTGGATGCGAGGGGACCGACCTCGGGCAGCCACGCCCGGTGCGCCTGCTTCGCGGCCTCGCGGGCAATCGTCGCCCAGCGGGCGCGGCCCTTCTCGGCCTTCGCGTCCCAGCGCGAGACGCTGCGCGCCGACTGCCACGGGACGATCTCGTCGACGCCGAGCTCGGTCGCCGCCTGCACCGCGAGCTCGTCGCGGTCGCCCTTGGCGAGCGCCTGCACGAGCACCAGCCGCGGGGTCGGCGCCGCGATCTCGCGGCGGGCGATGATCCGCACGACGACCTCCGCCGGCTGCGCGCTCTCGACCTCGCCCGTGAGCCAGGCTCCCCTGCCGTCGCCGACGGTGACCTCCTCGCCGGGCCGCACCCGACGGACGACGGCCGCGTGCTTCGCCTCCGCGCCGGTCAGCGTGACGGCGTCGCCGCGCTGCGCACCGGCATCCTCGACGACGAAGTGGAGAGGCATCCGGTCAGCCGTTCCGGAAGCGGTCGCGCAGCTTCGAGAACAGTCCCTGGTGGAACTCGGCGAGCCGAGGGGACGGAGCCTTCGTGCGCCGCGCGAACTCCTCGATGAGCTGGCGCTCCTTGTGGTCGAGGCGCGTCGGGGTCACGACGTGCACGCCGACCCGGAGGTCGCCGCGCTGCGTGCCGCGCAGCGGGGTGATGCCGCGGCCCTTGATCGTGAGCACGTCGCCGGCCTGCACCCCCGGCCGCACCTCGAGCTCGACGGGGCCGTCGAGGGACTCGATCGTGGTCGTCGTGCCGAGGATCGCGTCGGGCATCGACACCTCGAGCGTCGCGAGCAGGTCATCTCCCTCGCGGCTGAAGACCTCGTGCGGCTGAACGGTCACCTCGATGTAGAGATCGCCGTTGGGGCCGCCGGCGGGGCCGACCTCGCCCGACCCGGGAAGCTGCAGGCGCAGACCCGTCTCGACACCCGCCGGGATGTCGATCGACACCGTGCGCCGCGCCCGGACGCGGCCCTGCCCCTGGCAGGTGGCGCAGGGGTACGGGATGGTCGTGCCGTAGCCCTGGCAGACGTTGCAGGGCTGGCTCGTCACGACGTTGCCGAGGAGGCTCCGCACCTGGCGCTGCACGTTGCCCGTGCCGTGGCAGATGTCGCACGTGACGGGCGACGTGCCCGGCTGGCAGCACGACCCCTGGCACGTGTCGCACAGCACGGCGGTGTCGACGTCGAGGTCGCGGTGAGCGCCGAAGACGACGTCCTTCAGCTCGAGCGTGACGCGCACGAGGGCGTCCTGACCGCGCTCGCGCCGCGAGCGGGGACGACCCTGGCGGCCGCCTGCCGCGGCTCCGAAGAACGTCTCGAAGATGTCGCTGAAGCCGCCGAAGTTCGCCCCCGCGCCGCCGAACGGAGAGTCGCTGCCGCCCATGTCGTAGCGGGCACGCTGGTCGGGGTCGCTCAGCACGTCGTAGGCGTGCGTCACGAGCTTGAAGCGCTCGGACGCCTCCTCGCCGGGATTGACGTCCGGATGCAGCTCGCGCGCGAGCCTCCGGTACGCCTTCTTGATCTCGTCCGGTGTCGCGTCGCGCGAGACACCGAGGACCTCGTAGTGGTCAGCCACAATCGCCTTCCTGCCCGCGTCGTGCGCGGGATCGTCTGGTGGAGGACGCCGTCAGCGGGCGTTCTCGTCGTCGTCGAGCATCCTGCTCAGGTAGCGGGCCACCGCCCGCACCGCCGCGAGGTTGCTCGGATAGTCCATGCGCGTCGGGCCGAGCAGCCCGATGCGGGCGCGCGAGCCGGTCGCGTCGTAGTCGCTCGCGACGATGGATGCCTCGACCAGCCCGAACGGCGCGTTCTCGCGCCCGATGCTGGTCGCGAGCCCGTGCTCGTCGGCGACCATCTCGCTCATGAGCCGCAGCAGCGTCACCTGCTCCTCGATGGCTTCGAGGAGCGGATAGATGCTGCCGCGGAAGTCGGATTCGCGGCGCGCGAGGTTGGCGGCGCCGGCCATGACGAGCCGGTCCTGACGGAACTCGTCGAGCTCTTCGGCGACGAACCGCACGATCGCGGTGATCGCGGCGTCGTCGCGGCGGGCGGGGTCGTCGGCGGTCGACAGGAACTCCTCGACCCGCTGGACGCCGTCGCGGACGGATCTGCCGACGATCAGGTCGCCGACCGTCGTGCGGGCGCGCGTCATGACGACGTCGTCCAGCTCTTCGCGCAGGAGCACGAGGCGCTGCGACACCCGGCCCGTGTCGGTGACGAGGATCACGATGAGCCGCCCCGCGTCGAGCGGCACGAGCTCGACGTGCGACACGCTCGCCCGCGCGAACGACGGGTACTGCACGAGCGCGACCTGCCCCGTCAGCTGCGTGAGCGCGCGGACGGTGCGCACGAGCAGGTCGTCGAGATCGCCGGGGCCGTCGAGGAACGATGCGATGGCGTGCCGCTGCGCCGGGGTGAGGGGCCGGAGCCCGGCGAGGTGGTCGACGAAGACCCGGTACCCCTTGTCGGTCGGCACGCGGCCGGACGACGTGTGCGGCGCGGCGATCAGGTCTTCATCCTCGAGGAGCGCCATGTCGTTGCGGATCGTCGCGGCCGAGACGCCGAACGCGTGCCGCTCGACGATCGACTTGCTGCCGACCGGCTCGTGCGTGTCGACGTAGTCCTGCACGATGGCCCGCAGAACCTGGAGTCCCCGATCGGTGACCATCCGCCCTCCTCACGCCGCATCCGCCTGGGCTGGCACTCCCAGGAGTGGAGTGCCAATTCTATCGGACGTACCCGCTCAGTCGGTCAGGGCGCGCACGACGGCGTCGGCGAGGAGGCGGCCGCGCCGCGTCAGCACGATCGTCCCATGGAGCGCCGCCGGACCCTCGATGAGTCCATCGGCGATGAGCGCCGCGACGGCGTGCCGGCCCTCGCCGAGCAGCTCCGCGATCGGGAAACCCTCGCGGATGCGCGAGCGCAGCAGCACGCTCTCGAGAGCGCGAGCCTCGTCATCGGGTCGCTCCCGCCCTGCCGCGGGAGACTCCCCGAGCGCGAGTCGCTGGGCGTAGGCCGCAGGATGCTTGACGTTCCAGAAGCGCACGCCGCCGACATGGCTGTGCGCGCCCGGACCGTAGCCCCACCAGTCGTGCCCCTGCCAGTACGCCAGATTGTGCCGGGAACGGTGAGCGTCGTCGCGCGCCCAGTTCGACACCTCGTACCACTCGTATCCGGCCGCGCCGAGCAGATCGTCGGCGAGCTCGTACATGTCGGCCTGAACGTCGTCGTCGGGGGCGGGCACCTCGCCGCGGCGGATCTGGCGGGCGAGCTTCGTGCCGTCCTCGATGATGAGCGCGTAGGCGGAGACGTGGTCGGGCTCGAGGGCGATCGCCGTCTCGAGCGACCGACGCCAGTCGTCGAGGGACTCCCCCGGCGCGCCGTAGATCAGGTCGAGGCTCACGTCGAGCCCGGCGCGGCGCGCGGCGGCGACGGCGGTGGCGACGTTGAGGGGATCGTGCGTCCGGTCGAGCGCCGCGAGGACGTGGGGCACCGCGGACTGCATGCCGATCGAGAGGCGGGTGACTCCGGATGCCGCGAGCTCGGCCGCGACGGCATCCGTCACGGTGTCGGGGTTGGCCTCGACCGTCACCTCTGCGCCATCCGCGATGCCGAACGTGTCGCGGACGCCGGCGAGCATGCGAGCCAGGTCGCCCGGCGGCAGGAGCGTCGGCGTGCCCCCGCCGAAGAAGACCGTCGTCGCAGCCCTGAGCCCACCGGCGGCCTCGAGCACTCCGCGCGAGAGCGCCACCTCGCGCAGCAGCGTGTCGGCGTATTCGTCCTGCCGCGCGCCGCGCAGCTCACCCGATGTGTAGGTGTTGAAGTCGCAGTAGCCGCAGCGGACCCGGCAGAACGGCACGTGCAGATAGACGCCGAAGGGCGTCGCCGCATCGATGCGGACGGTGGCGGGAAGCGCCCCGTTGGCCGGAGCGGGCTCGCCGATGGGGAGTGCCGAGCCCATCAGGCGGGTGTCGTGTACAGCGGCGAGATCGCGCGGAGGTAACGGGTGAAGAGCTCCCGGCGGCGGCGTCGGGCGAGCGTCGGCAGCATCCGGTACAGCATCGAGACCGGGCGGTCGAACGCGCGCACGGTGAACCACACCTCGTCGTTCTCGTGCCACTCGAGCATGAACGACTCCTCGCCGCTGACGACGGAGTCACCGACGGTGCCGAGCGCGAAGCCGACGCGGCGCGGCTCCTCGACGGCGAAGATGACGCGCAGCTCGCCGTCGGCCTTGTAGCCCTTGACGCGCCCCTCGACCACGACGGTGGACCCGGCGGCGACGTACGGCGTTCCGTCGGAGTCGAAGCGCTGCTCGGTCTCGCTGCGGCTCGGCGCGATGGGGTTGCCCTCCGCGTCGAAGCTCACGCCCGAGTACATGGGGCCGGATGCCGGGCGCACGTCCTTGATCGTCAGACCGGCGCCGCGAAGCGCCGACCACGACAGGAGCGCCTCGCTCGCGGTCTGGAACCGGGCGTCGCCGCTGCCGATGCGCCACGACTCCTCCGCCGGCAGGCTGCGCTCCGGCGGATACTGCATGAGGTCCGGCGCCTGCGTCGCCCCGACGGCGGCGTAGTCGACGGTCTCGTCCTTGAACGTTCCGCGGCGCATGGGTTCCAGGCTACTTCTGCTTGCCCTCGACATCCCCTGAGAGAGCGGCGATGAACGCCTCCTGAGGGACCTCGACACGACCGACCATCTTCATGCGCTTCTTGCCCTCCTTCTGCTTCTCGAGGAGCTTGCGCTTGCGCGTGATGTCGCCGCCGTAGCACTTGGCCAGGACGTCCTTGCGCATGGCGCGGATGTTCTCGCGAGCGATGATGCGGGCGCCGATCGCGGCCTGGATCGGCACCTCGAACTGCTGGCGAGGGATGAGCTTGCGGAGGCGCTCGGTCATCATCGTGCCGTACGCGTACGCCTTCTCGCGGTGCACGATCGAGCTGAAGGCATCCACCTTGTCGCCCTGCAGGAGGATGTCGACCTTCACCAGGTCGGCCTCCTGCTGGCCGGCCGGCTCGTAGTCGAGGCTCGCGTAGCCCTGCGTGCGCGACTTGAGCTGGTCGAAGAAGTCGAAGACGATCTCGCCGAGGGGCATGTTGTAGCGGAGCTCGACCCGCTCCTCGCTGAAGTACTCCATGCCGAGGAGCTGTCCGCGGCGGCCTTGGCAGAGCTCCATCACGGTGCCGACGTAGTCCTTCGGGAGAAGGATCGCGGCCTTCACCATGGGCTCCGACACCGAGGCGACGCGCCCGTCGGGGTACTCGCTCGGGTTGGTCACGGTGACGTGCTCGCCCGTGTCGGTGAGCACTTCGTAGATGACGCTCGGGGCCGTCGTGATGAGGTCGAGGTCGAACTCGCGGGCGAGACGCTCGGTGATGATCTCGAGGTGCAGAAGACCGAGGAAGCCGCAGCGGAACCCGAAGCCGAGCGCGACCGAGGTCTCGGGCTCGTACTGCAGTGAGGCATCCGACAGCTTGAGCTTGTCCAGCGCTTCGCGGAGGTCGGCGTAGTCGCTCCCGTCGATCGGGTAGATGCCCGAGAAGACCATCGGCTTGGGATCGGTGTAGCCGGGCAGGGCGTCGGTCGCGGGCTTGCGGAGGTTGGTGATCGTGTCGCCGACCTTCGACTGGCGCACGTCCTTCACGCCGGTGATCAGGTACCCGACCTCGCCGACGCCGAGGCCCTTCGAGGGCGTCGGCTCGGGGCTGGAGACACCGATCTCGAGGAGGTCGTGCGCGGCCTTCGTCGACATCATCTGGATGCGCTCGCGCGGCTCGAGCTTGCCGTCGACCATGCGCACGTACGTCACGACGCCGCGGTACGAGTCGTAGACGGAGTCGAAGATCATGGCGCGGGCCGGGGCATCCGCGTTCCCCTGGGGTGCCGGGATCTGCTCGACGATCCGGTCGAGCAGCGTCTCGACGCCCATGCCCGTCTTGCCGCTCACGCGGAGGACGTCGTCGGGGTCGCCGCCGATCAGGCTGGCGAGCTCGGCCGCGTACTTCTCGGGGTCGGCCGCGGGAAGGTCGATCTTGTTTAGGACGGGGATGATCTGGAGGTCGTTCTCCAGCGCGAGGTAAAGGTTTGCGAGCGTCTGGGCCTCGATGCCCTGCGCCGCGTCGACGAGGAGGATCGCACCCTCGCAGGCGGCGAGCGAGCGCGAGACCTCGTACGTGAAGTCGACGTGACCGGGGGTGTCGATCATGTTGAGCGCGAACGTGGTCGCCGAGCCCGTCGAGGGGTCGACGGACGACCACGGCATCCGCACCGCCTGGGACTTGATCGTGATGCCGCGCTCGCGCTCGATGTCCATGCGGTCGAGGTACTGCGCGCGCATGTCGCGCTCGGCGACGACGCCCGTGATCTGCAGCATGCGGTCGGCGAGGGTCGACTTGCCGTGGTCGATGTGGGCGATGATGCAGAAATTGCGGATCGCCTCGGGAGCCGTGGCAGACGGCTCGAGGGGCTTCAGGGCGCGCGGGGACATATCCGGCCCAGTCTACCGGCGGGTCACCCCGCGGCCCGTGCCGGAACGGATGCCGGAACCGGGAGTCGGCTGAGTCCTTCGAGCAGCTCCTCGCGGCGGGCGGCGCAGCACACCCGGATCCAGCCCTCGCCGGTGCGGCCGAAGGCGCTCCCCGGCGCAACGGCGACGCGCTGGTCGTGGAGGAACGCCTCGGCCCACGCGGCGACATCCCCGTCGGTCGCGTGCGACACGTCGATCCACAGGTAGAAGGCGCCCGTCGGCGTGAGGTACGTGAATCCGCGCTCGTCGAGGAGTGCCGATGCGGCCGCGAGGTTCTCGCGGTAGTGCGCGGCGGCGGCGCGGACGTGATCCTGGGGGCCGGAGATCGCCTCGAGCGCCGCGTACTGCGCGGGCATGTCGACGCACGACACGGCCGACTCCTGAACGCGCAGCATCGTCGAAGTGAAGCCCTTCGGCGTCACGAGCCAGCCGACGCGCGCGCCCGTCATCGCATACGTCTTCGAGGTCGAGAAGACCGAGAACACCCGGTCGTCGCGATCGAGCGAGGCGGGGCTGACGTGCGGGATGCCGTACGTGAACGCCTCGTAGCACTCGTCGCTCAGGAGCCACAGGTCGTGGCGTGCGGCGAAGTCGAGGAGCGCCCGCAATGTCTCGAGATCGAACGTGGAGCCGAGCGGATTGGACGGCGAGTTGACGATCAGCAGTCGCGTCCGGTCGGTGACGAGGGCTTCGAGCTGCGCGAGGTCGGGCTGGAAGCCCTTCGCCGGGCTCAGCTGATAGGGCACGGGCACGGCCGACAGCATGTGCGCGTTCATCGTGAAGGTCGTGTAGCCGGGGTCCGGCACGAGCACCTCGTCGCCGGGCGCCAGGGTCATCGCCATCGCCTGGTGCAGCGCCTGGGTCGCGCCCACCGTCACCCACACCTGCTCGAGGTCGGGGCGGAAGCCGTTCACGGCGTCGAGCTTCTCGACGATCGCCTGACGCAGGGGAAGGATGCCGCCGTTCGGCGCGTAGCGCGTCAGGCCCGCCTCCCACGCACGCGCGGCCGCGGCGCGGATGGCGGGTGCCGGCTCCTCCCCCGGCTCCCCCACCGCGAGGATGATCGCGTCGTCGAGGCGGAGCGCCTGTTCGAGGATGTGCCGCACCCCCGAACCGGGCATGCCGAGGATGTGGTCGGCGAGTCGAGGCATTCCCCCAGCCTACGAAAGCGCGCCGCCCTCGTACGCTGGCACCATGACCGTCCAGGTTGTCCTCGTCCACGGCATCCGGACGTCCGCGACGATGTGGCGGTCGCAGGTCGAGTATCTCCGCGCGCGCGGCAACGGCGTGACGGCCGTCGATCTCCCGGGCCACGGGTCGCGCATGACCGAGGAGTTCACGCTCGCGTCGGCCTTCGCGACGATCGACAGAGCCGTTCGGGATGCCGCGAAGCGCGGTCCCGTGCTTCTCGCGGGCCACTCCATGGGAGGCCTGCTGAGCATCGAGTACGTCGGCGCCGAAGAGCCCCCGCCCGTCGCAGGCTTCATCGCGGCATCCTGCACCGCCATCCCTCGGGGGGTGGGTCTTCAGACCTACCGGTTCCTGGCCCGTCGGCTGGACGCTCTCCCCGACCGCGGGATGTGGCTCACGGACCAGATGCTCGACCGGATCCTTCCCGTCGAGACGCGCGACGACTTCGGCGCAGGCGGATACGCGCTGGACACGCAGGACATCGCGCTGCGGAGCCTTTCGGTGCTCGACCTGCTCGCCGCGGTGCGCCGCATCGAGGTGCCGCTGTGGTTCGTCAACGGACAGTACGACCAGCTCCGCATCAACGAGCGGCTCTTCCTGCGTCTCGCTCCGCACGCCGAGCTCGTCGTCGTGCCCCGCACGACGCACCACGTCACGGTGATGCGTCCTCGGGTCTTCAACGCGCTGCTCGAGGTCGCCCTGACGACCCTCGAGGCATCAGACGGCTGACGCGGCGCGGGCGGGGGTGCGGATCGCGTAGGTCATGAGGCCGCCCGCGACCGAGAGGACGCCGCCGACGAGGAACAGCAGCCAGAACCCCCCGACGAGGGCGACGAGACCGGCGCCGATGAGCGGTCCGAGCAGCTGCCCGAGGCTCGCGGAGACATTGACGAAGCCGAGGTCTCGGGCGTGGTCCTCGGGGAACGGCAGCAGGTCGGTGCCGAGCGCGAGGCCGACCGACATGTACGCGCCGTAGCCCACGCCGAGGAGGGCGGCCGCGATCATGGCGCTCGTGAGGGACGGCGCGACGACGAGGATGATCGACGCGGCGCCCTGGATGATCGCCGACCAGACGACGAACGGGACCCGCCTGCCGGTGCGGTCGGAGATCCAGCCCGAGACGATCGACGCCGCCACGACGAACAGCGTGTAGACGAGGATCAGCATGAGCAGCTCGTCCTCGGCGGTCGAGGCATCCCGATGCAGTCCGTACAGGAGGAAGAACAGCAGCAGGCCCGTGCCGAGCGCATTGCCGATGTTGACAGTCAGGCGACCGGCGAGGAGCCACGCGAAGTCGCGATCCCGCAGCGCCGCGAGGCGCTCGCGCAGCGTGCGCACCTCGCGTGCCGCCGAGACCTCGCCGTGCGCGGGCGGGTCGGGCAGGAGGAGCGCGGCGAGCGTTCCCACGAGCGCGATGAATCCGGCGAGCACGAGATAGCCGACGATCACGCCGAGCTCGAGGAGCACGATGACTCCCACGCCGACCACGATGCCGAGGGCCTGAGACGACGAGACGGCGGCGGATGCCGCGCCGCGCTGGGTCGTCAGCTGATCCGCGATGAGCGCCGTGAACGCCGCCGATGCCACGGCGACGCCCACCGAGACCCCGACCCACGCGAGGCCGACGCCCCACGGGCCCTCCGCGAAGGCGATGCCGACGAGCGAGAGCGCGGCGAGCCAGGTGCCGCCGAGGGACCATGGCCGGCGGCGCCCCGCGCGCCCGCGCGTGCGGTCGGACAGGCCGCCGGCGACAGGTGCCGCGATGACGCCGGCGATCCCGCCGACGGCGAGCACGAGTCCCGACGATACGACGCCGGAGATCCAGCCCGAGGCGTCGTCGGGCGTGTTGAGCTGCAGCGGGATGAGGAGCTGCAGGGGCGTGAGCTGCACCGTCCAGATGGCGAGCCAGGCGAGGGTGAAGAGGATGAACCAGCTGGCGCCGACCTTGGCGTCCGGGCGAGCGGTCACGAGCGTGCCTCCGAGATGAGCGAGCGGTACCAGTCGAACGAGGCCTTCGGGGTGCGCTCGGCCGTGTCGACGTCGACGTGGACGAGACCGAAGCGCTGCGTGAAGCCGTCGGCCCACTCGAAGTTGTCGAGCAGCGACCAGACGGTGTACTCCCGGACGTCGACCCCCGCGGCGATCGCGGCCCCGACCGCGTCGATGTGGCCCGCGAGATAGGCGATGCGGTCGTGGTCGGGAACGGGTCCTTCGACGTGCGCGGGCTCCGGGAAGGACGCACCGTTCTCGCCGATGACGATGGGCGGGAGCCGGTCGCCGTAGCGGTCGCGGAAGTCGATCAGAAGGTCGGTGAGCGCCGAGGGAACGATGGGCCACTCGGGCCCGAAGCCGGTCACCGGCGCTCCCGGCGTCGGGACGATCTCGAAGGGGATGGGACCGTCGGCGGGGGCCGCGGCGACCGTCGTCGGGTTGTAGAAGTTGATGCCGTAGAAGTCCGCCGGTGCGGCGATCAGGTCGAGATCGCCCTCCTCGGCGGGCATCGGGGGGATGCCGAACGCCTCGAGATCGGGATAGGCGCCCGTGAGCACGGGGTCGGCGAAGATCCGGTTGTGGAGGAGGTCGTACACGGCGGCGGCGCCGAGGTCGGCATCCGTCTCCCCTGCCGGGGTCACCAGCGTGTGGTTGTTGACGATGCCCGCCTCCTCGGCGCCCGCTGCGCGCACCGCGCGCAGCGCGAGACCATGCGCGAGCAGCTGGTGGTGCGCCGTGGGGAGCGACTCGAAGAGCAGCTGCCGACCGGGGGCGAGCGTGCCGACGGCATAACCCTGGAGGGAGGTGGAGACGGGCTCGTTGATCGTGTACCAGTGGCGGATGCGGTCGCCGAGC
This genomic interval carries:
- a CDS encoding aminotransferase class I/II-fold pyridoxal phosphate-dependent enzyme, with protein sequence MPRLADHILGMPGSGVRHILEQALRLDDAIILAVGEPGEEPAPAIRAAAARAWEAGLTRYAPNGGILPLRQAIVEKLDAVNGFRPDLEQVWVTVGATQALHQAMAMTLAPGDEVLVPDPGYTTFTMNAHMLSAVPVPYQLSPAKGFQPDLAQLEALVTDRTRLLIVNSPSNPLGSTFDLETLRALLDFAARHDLWLLSDECYEAFTYGIPHVSPASLDRDDRVFSVFSTSKTYAMTGARVGWLVTPKGFTSTMLRVQESAVSCVDMPAQYAALEAISGPQDHVRAAAAHYRENLAAASALLDERGFTYLTPTGAFYLWIDVSHATDGDVAAWAEAFLHDQRVAVAPGSAFGRTGEGWIRVCCAARREELLEGLSRLPVPASVPARAAG
- a CDS encoding alpha/beta hydrolase is translated as MTVQVVLVHGIRTSATMWRSQVEYLRARGNGVTAVDLPGHGSRMTEEFTLASAFATIDRAVRDAAKRGPVLLAGHSMGGLLSIEYVGAEEPPPVAGFIAASCTAIPRGVGLQTYRFLARRLDALPDRGMWLTDQMLDRILPVETRDDFGAGGYALDTQDIALRSLSVLDLLAAVRRIEVPLWFVNGQYDQLRINERLFLRLAPHAELVVVPRTTHHVTVMRPRVFNALLEVALTTLEASDG
- a CDS encoding MFS transporter, with the translated sequence MTARPDAKVGASWFILFTLAWLAIWTVQLTPLQLLIPLQLNTPDDASGWISGVVSSGLVLAVGGIAGVIAAPVAGGLSDRTRGRAGRRRPWSLGGTWLAALSLVGIAFAEGPWGVGLAWVGVSVGVAVASAAFTALIADQLTTQRGAASAAVSSSQALGIVVGVGVIVLLELGVIVGYLVLAGFIALVGTLAALLLPDPPAHGEVSAAREVRTLRERLAALRDRDFAWLLAGRLTVNIGNALGTGLLLFFLLYGLHRDASTAEDELLMLILVYTLFVVAASIVSGWISDRTGRRVPFVVWSAIIQGAASIILVVAPSLTSAMIAAALLGVGYGAYMSVGLALGTDLLPFPEDHARDLGFVNVSASLGQLLGPLIGAGLVALVGGFWLLFLVGGVLSVAGGLMTYAIRTPARAASAV
- a CDS encoding GH1 family beta-glucosidase, with amino-acid sequence MPEHPLADLSPFPPGFRWSSATAAFQVEGSRTADGRGRSIWDDFVDTPGLVRDGSVADPGPDSYRRSGEDVALLARLGVDRYRFSISWVRVQPEPGAAPNEAGLDYYRRLADDLLEAGITPFATLYHWDLPSVLEERGGWLTRDTALRFGDYADIVATALGDRIRHWYTINEPVSTSLQGYAVGTLAPGRQLLFESLPTAHHQLLAHGLALRAVRAAGAEEAGIVNNHTLVTPAGETDADLGAAAVYDLLHNRIFADPVLTGAYPDLEAFGIPPMPAEEGDLDLIAAPADFYGINFYNPTTVAAAPADGPIPFEIVPTPGAPVTGFGPEWPIVPSALTDLLIDFRDRYGDRLPPIVIGENGASFPEPAHVEGPVPDHDRIAYLAGHIDAVGAAIAAGVDVREYTVWSLLDNFEWADGFTQRFGLVHVDVDTAERTPKASFDWYRSLISEARS